The Candidatus Bathyarchaeia archaeon DNA segment CTGATGAGCGCCATTGTGTCTAATATTTCTGAAGTAGTTGCGGTAGATGCTAACGTGCAGTTGTCGTATGCACCGTAGGCTATGCCTCTTTCTATGGCGTCTTTTATTCTGTTTGCCCATTCTTCTCCAAAATTCTTTGCTACTTCTTTAAGGTCTTCTATATCCAATTTTTTGACTTTATGCTGAATTGACGGCTTGAAAGTTTTTACGGTTGCTTTCATGATTAGATATGCGGTGATTTTGTCCTTGCTTGCTTTGTCAGTTGGCTTTATTGGTTCAAAGAGCTTTCTTACGATTGTGAGATGGTGAGGTTCTATAACGAATGTTGGTTCGCTTAAGGCAACATATTGTATGAGCTTGTCTATGCTTTCTACTGTTCCATGAGTGTGAATTATTCTCTTGTCAAATTCAAAAAGATAACCACGCACTTCATGATTTTCAGTGGCGGTCCAAATTTGAGTTTTGTTTCTATCGTATCTTAAGTCACAGATTGTGAAGACATGTCGAATCTCGTCTTTTTGAAGAAACCTTAAGAAATCTTCTCCGTTCGACTTTTCAAGTCTAGCTGTCTTCAATTCGGTTGACATCTCGTTTCAATGGAAACTAAACTCACACGTAATTGTTAAAAGAAGAAAACATTTGGGAAATTTTCTTTACGTTGCAGACAAAGCGTTTAGTATCGTCTTTGTCTGTAGCCGCCTCTCCTTTCTCGTCCGCCAAAGTCCCTTCTGCCGCGTCCTCTGAAGGGGCGTCTTGGTTGCTCATAGACTTTCGTTGACAGATTATTTTCTGTGTTAACTTCGCTTGCTAATGCTTCTTTTGCAACTTCCAACGTGCCGTATCTGCCAACGTTTAGTCGCATGTTACCTTTGAACAGTGTGATGTAGCCGTTTCCAACGGTTATTGTGTCGCCTTCGTTGATTTTTTCGATGTTATCGTCCCATAATGTCAAGTATACGCATCCTGTTTCGTCGCCCACTAACGCATCGCACACGCGGTGTGGCGCGCCGTCTCTGCCTGCTGCTATGTTTCTGATTTCGCTTTTGGAGACAACTTTTGCTGTGACGTTTACTGCTCTTGAGGCGGGAGTTAATTCGCCTACTTTCACGTCTACGGGTTGTTTAGGTCCTGAAAAACCTTCAACTGCCAAATTTTTTCAACACCTTATATTTTGACAAAACACATAACATTACATTGACTCTTAAGGCTTGCGGTTATGTTTTTTTCTGATGTTAAAGTATTGAGGCGTAATTATTAGGTTTTGTCGTGTGTTGGGATTCATAAGTTATAAGTTAAAGTATAGTCTCTTGATATTCACGATAGAAAATGAAAGCCACCGCAAACATCAACCGCCGAATTCGCATGCTCTTCCACACGTTAGGCTTAAGCTGCCTAGGCGGCGCAATATTCTTGCAAGTGCTGGTTTTCGCAGATATCGCAAACCGTGGATATTTTATGGCGGTGGAAAAGAATCCTGCAATCTTAACGTTCGAGATTATCCTAACAGCGTTTGCGCTTATCTACTTCATATACATATATCAACGTTTTATACGCTCAATAAGATGAACAAGTTTCAACTTAATTTTTGAAGCTTTTCTCTAGTTTCTGCAAGGCTACAAGGAAATGATGATAAACCTTAAATTGTCATCCATAAAACTCAATCATTAATTCCTTTGTTAGGTCGTGAAAAAATGAAAAAACTCAAACATTTAACAACAGTCATAATTATCTTGACTTTCGCACCGACATTTGCTCGTAGTTCAGCAGTGCAGTCGGCAACTGACTTGCAGATGTTTTTCTCAGAAGAGTATGTCGGTATTTCAATAATGATAAACGCGACGCAGAAAACTCTCCCAAGCGAAAATGTAACAGTTCACCTATGGGTCAAGTGCACATCTGCCAACGTTAAAATTGACTATTTAAACTTTACAGTTTATGGCTTCTTAAAGGGAGAAGAACAAATTCCGCTGAACACCACGAGTATACTAATGGATGAGTCTTTATCCTTTGATGAAACAAGAGAATACCATTATGACATTCTAATACCTCACGACATTTGGAGCGCAACTTTCGGCGAATTACGCCTCAGTTATGCAATCGCAGACGACTCTTACAAACGAAATGCAGGTTTTCCAATGACGATTGTTGAAAATACCTATCTAAGTGAGATTGAGCAACAACTTGCAAGTTTGAATGAGACTTATCAACAGTTAAGCAATAATTATACAAGCCTTCAGCAAGACTACGAGTCACTTAAAGGAAACTTAGGTCAGCTTGAGAGCACACGACAAGCAGTAATCGCTTTGGCGGTTGTCACCATTTTCTTTGTAGCCACAACCGTCTACTTGATTATGCGAAAGCCAAAACAGACGTGGTAGCTTCTTACTTCCTCATTTTATTTTTTGTGCAATTTTTGTGCAGCGATGAATGTTAAACCCTTTTTGGTTAGGGCCTTAGCCGTTCGGTTCACAGCATCGTGCTTGTCCAAATAGTTGCGAAGCAGTTTTGGCATCAACCCTTTTTCAAGAATATCCTTTTTTGGAATGAAATAGTCCAAAATGTCTGACGGGTGGTCTCTGGTCTTCTCGATTTCTGGGTCTCCGCCTTCATGTTTGGCACTGATGTTTTTGACGTGGTCTGCCAACTCCACTAACTCATTAAGTCGGTCGTATGGTTGCCTAACAATGCTCTTGTAGGCTTCGGTTATGTGGTGTTCGATGCGAACAATGTCCTCGAAATCGAAGGCTTTTCGAACATAAGCTGAAAGCTCAATTGTCTCGTTGTTGACAGAGTTTGAAAGGTTAAAACCAATAAGCGGTGTTGTGCCATCATTTCGACTCAGAAGCTTCGCAGTTAACAGAGTCCACAAAATCGAATAAGGATTATCGTTGCCTAAAAACACGGAAATCTTGAATTCAACGTCAACGCCAAGTTTGTGCAGCAAATACCCCAAAAGAACAGTACCCGAATTCGTGTTCAAAACTTGCTGCACACCATACTCAGTATAATAGTAAAGCAGTTCGTCAACCCACTTCAAAGCGTACTCATTTGGAGCGCCAACACCACCAAAATAACCCGTAATAGTTTCCGGTCCGCTCAAGTGAACATTTACTGGTTTGCCGTCTGGCCCTGGCATGGTTCCTTTTGTGTCAAGTGTTTCCACGAATGAAGCTCCTATGATTTGCATTGCCGCCATAGTTGCGAGCACGTCATCATCTTCCACTTGCTCTTTCATGTTACGAACGCGTATGTATCTGCCAGGCATGAGGTCTTGCTGTTTTATTGCGTATTTTGCCTCTTCAATCAGCCATGGGAAAAAGTTGAAAGCACTAATTTCTAAAGTCACCGCGAAAGAATCGTCAAACTTCGTTGAATCCACTTTCTTTCCCAAAATTTTTCTTCTATACTCGGGAATGCTTATGAAGGAGTTTTTATCTCGCTGCTTAATCAGCCATTCAAGGTCCTTAACAAAAGGCGACTTCTTTTTCTCCAGACGCCCCATTAGGTTTTCAAGCTTACGGGACTCCTTAGCCTTACGGTTAATCTCCTCCACACCGCCATA contains these protein-coding regions:
- a CDS encoding GNAT family N-acetyltransferase, translating into MKTARLEKSNGEDFLRFLQKDEIRHVFTICDLRYDRNKTQIWTATENHEVRGYLFEFDKRIIHTHGTVESIDKLIQYVALSEPTFVIEPHHLTIVRKLFEPIKPTDKASKDKITAYLIMKATVKTFKPSIQHKVKKLDIEDLKEVAKNFGEEWANRIKDAIERGIAYGAYDNCTLASTATTSEILDTMALIRGVYTVEFSRGKGLATSVVSAIVKEILNLGKDAVLWVAEDNIPARRVYEKIGFQRTQHVLLGLKARKL